In one Lolium rigidum isolate FL_2022 chromosome 3, APGP_CSIRO_Lrig_0.1, whole genome shotgun sequence genomic region, the following are encoded:
- the LOC124698393 gene encoding uncharacterized protein HI_0077 isoform X2 has product MDAAGATAVDQAEGLPPPKTLVDWALQILDTADPDEKARLGDLAATQWLRGAIPLPYDPAQSPRAPPDRPARSDAVRLLPPSRMPKLGKGGSAQSRLAMLHSLAHTESWAVDLSWDIVARFGAQLHMPREFFDDFARVAQDEGRHFAVLSARLRELGSHYGALPAHDGLWDSAMSTSHCLLARLAVEHCVHEARGLDVLPTTISRFRAGGDEQTAKLLEDIIYPEEVTHCAAGVRWFRYLCLRPRTSDPIIHPIPESKPQSSELPESGTAIIKRFHSIVREHFRGPLKPPFNTEARKAAGFEPAWYEPLAVKEAETQTIEPREV; this is encoded by the exons ATGGATGCTGCAGGAGCAACCGCCGTCGACCAAGCGGAGGGGCTGCCGCCGCCGAAGACGCTGGTTGACTGGGCGCTGCAGATCCTCGACACGGCCGACCCCGACGAGAAGGCCCGGCTGGGCGACCTCGCCGCCACCCAGTGGTTGCGCGGCGCCATCCCGCTCCCCTACGACCCGGCGCAGTCCCCGCGGGCCCCGCCGGACCGCCCGGCGCGGAGCGACGCGGTGCGGCTGCTCCCGCCCTCCCGGATGCCGAAGCTGGGGAAGGGCGGCAGCGCGCAGAGCCGGCTGGCGATGCTGCACTCGCTGGCGCACACCGAGAGCTGGGCCGTCGACCTCTCCTGGGACATCGTCGCCCGCTTCGGCGCGCAGCTCCACATGCCCCGCGAGTTCTTCGACGACTTCGCACGCGTCGCGCAGGACGAAGGGCGGCACTTCGCGGTGCTCTCCGCGCGGCTCAGGGAGCTCGGCTCGCACTACGGCGCGCTCCCCGCCCACGACGGGCTCTGGGACTCGGCCATGAGCACGTCGCACTGCCTCCTCGCGCGCCTCGCCGTCGAACACTGCGTCCACGAG GCTAGGGGATTGGATGTCCTTCCAACCACCATATCAAGATTTCGTGCTGGCGGGGATGAACAAACAGCCAAACTGCTTGAAGATATTATTTATCCTGAAGAGGTAACACACTGCGCAGCTGGTGTTAGATGGTTTAGATACTTGTGCCTCCGGCCCCGCACCAGTGATCCAATTATACATCCAATTCCTGAGTCTAAACCCCAAAGCTCTGAGCTACCAGAAAGTGGTACCG CAATCATTAAGAGATTCCACAGCATCGTTAGAGAGCATTTCCGAGGACCCCTGAAGCCCCCCTTCAACACGGAGGCGAGGAAAGCAGCTGGGTTCGAGCCTGCCTGGTATGAACCCCTAGCGGTGAAGGAGGCAGAGACACAAACAATCGAGCCGCGTGAAGTGTAG
- the LOC124698393 gene encoding uncharacterized protein HI_0077 isoform X1 has protein sequence MDAAGATAVDQAEGLPPPKTLVDWALQILDTADPDEKARLGDLAATQWLRGAIPLPYDPAQSPRAPPDRPARSDAVRLLPPSRMPKLGKGGSAQSRLAMLHSLAHTESWAVDLSWDIVARFGAQLHMPREFFDDFARVAQDEGRHFAVLSARLRELGSHYGALPAHDGLWDSAMSTSHCLLARLAVEHCVHEARGLDVLPTTISRFRAGGDEQTAKLLEDIIYPEEVTHCAAGVRWFRYLCLRPRTSDPIIHPIPESKPQSSELPESGTGDDGLDGSADKLTVNGHDETVQQVEDGLAKCRLGEKGDVDEIAIIKRFHSIVREHFRGPLKPPFNTEARKAAGFEPAWYEPLAVKEAETQTIEPREV, from the exons ATGGATGCTGCAGGAGCAACCGCCGTCGACCAAGCGGAGGGGCTGCCGCCGCCGAAGACGCTGGTTGACTGGGCGCTGCAGATCCTCGACACGGCCGACCCCGACGAGAAGGCCCGGCTGGGCGACCTCGCCGCCACCCAGTGGTTGCGCGGCGCCATCCCGCTCCCCTACGACCCGGCGCAGTCCCCGCGGGCCCCGCCGGACCGCCCGGCGCGGAGCGACGCGGTGCGGCTGCTCCCGCCCTCCCGGATGCCGAAGCTGGGGAAGGGCGGCAGCGCGCAGAGCCGGCTGGCGATGCTGCACTCGCTGGCGCACACCGAGAGCTGGGCCGTCGACCTCTCCTGGGACATCGTCGCCCGCTTCGGCGCGCAGCTCCACATGCCCCGCGAGTTCTTCGACGACTTCGCACGCGTCGCGCAGGACGAAGGGCGGCACTTCGCGGTGCTCTCCGCGCGGCTCAGGGAGCTCGGCTCGCACTACGGCGCGCTCCCCGCCCACGACGGGCTCTGGGACTCGGCCATGAGCACGTCGCACTGCCTCCTCGCGCGCCTCGCCGTCGAACACTGCGTCCACGAG GCTAGGGGATTGGATGTCCTTCCAACCACCATATCAAGATTTCGTGCTGGCGGGGATGAACAAACAGCCAAACTGCTTGAAGATATTATTTATCCTGAAGAGGTAACACACTGCGCAGCTGGTGTTAGATGGTTTAGATACTTGTGCCTCCGGCCCCGCACCAGTGATCCAATTATACATCCAATTCCTGAGTCTAAACCCCAAAGCTCTGAGCTACCAGAAAGTGGTACCGGTGATGATGGCCTTGATGGATCGGCAGATAAGCTGACAGTTAATGGCCATGATGAGACGGTTCAACAAGTGGAGGATGGACTGGCAAAGTGCAGATTAGGCGAGAAGGGTGATGTCGATGAAATAGCAATCATTAAGAGATTCCACAGCATCGTTAGAGAGCATTTCCGAGGACCCCTGAAGCCCCCCTTCAACACGGAGGCGAGGAAAGCAGCTGGGTTCGAGCCTGCCTGGTATGAACCCCTAGCGGTGAAGGAGGCAGAGACACAAACAATCGAGCCGCGTGAAGTGTAG
- the LOC124698394 gene encoding uncharacterized protein LOC124698394 yields MLLLRAARAAATVAAGARRKPGLLPVAVAGLSSSSGAPSGGRRRKGQRRGEAKPQPEVPSKKKPNARSAKDRKARPVEEAPGQEIEFELVKLQPEKPKRVVKWRCATGCGACCKLDKGPEFPTPDEIFSDFPEHLELYKSMIGPDGWCNNYDKTNRTCNIYEDRPFFCRVEPKVFEEFFGVPRSKFDKEACSACVDNIKMVYGQDSAELGNFKRVIKEESKKHEESMKEVQLLDT; encoded by the exons ATGTTGCTGCTGCGAGCCGCCAGGGCGGCGGCCACGGTTGCCGCCGGCGCCAGGAGGAAGCCCGGTCTCCTACCTGTCGCCGTCGCTGGTctatcctcctcgtcaggagcacCATCGGGTGGGAGGCGGAGGAAGGGCCAGCGGCGGGGCGAGGCCAAGCCCCAACCCGAGGTCCCGAGCAAGAAGAAGCCAAACGCGAGGTCGGCTAAGGACAGGAAGGCTCGCCCGGTGGAAGAGGCGCCAGGCCAGGAGATTGAGTTTGAGTTGGTGAAGCTGCAGCCGGAGAAGCCCAAGCGGGTGGTCAAGTGGCGGTGCGCGACGGGGTGCGGCGCCTGCTGCAAGCTGGACAAGGGCCCCGAATTCCCCACCCCCGACGAGATCTTCTCCGACTTCCCCGAGCACCTCGAG CTGTACAAGAGCATGATTGGCCCTGATGGATGGTGCAACAACTACGACAAGACTAACCGAACCTGCAACATCTACGAAG ACCGGCCATTCTTCTGCAGGGTGGAGCCAAAGGTTTTTGAGGAGTTCTTTGGCGTGCCACGCAGCAAATTCGACAAGGAAGCCTGCAG TGCCTGTGTGGATAACATCAAGATGGTGTATGGGCAAGACTCTGCTGAGCTTGGGAACTTCAAGCGTGTCATAAAGGAGGAAAGCAAGAAGCATGAAGAAAGCATGAAAGAAGTCCAATTGTTGGATACCTAG
- the LOC124698396 gene encoding ER membrane protein complex subunit 4-like: MEKGKGLARRWAVELHDASSSSSSSAFPDPPGFTRSAPEADDAATARQRKEAEATWKGQKAWEVAQAPFKNLMMMGFMMWMAGSTVHLFSIGIVFSALWQPFNALRSVGKVFEPFKDPRVDTLAPKLLFIALNLAAMGLGVWKLNTLGLLPTNASDWVSSLSPAREVEYAGGGIPLM, translated from the exons atggagaagggcAAGGGCCTCGCGCGCCGCTGGGCGGTGGAGCTCCAcgacgcgtcctcctcctcctcctcctccgccttcccCGACCCGCCCGGCTTCACCAGATCCGCCCCCGAAGCG GAcgacgccgccaccgctaggcagCGCAAGGAGGCCGAGGCCACCTGGAAGGGGCAG AAAGCGTGGGAGGTGGCGCAGGCGCCCTTCAAGAACCTCATGATGATGGGTTTCATGATGTGGATGGCCGGGAGCACCGTCCACCTCTTCAGCATCGGTATCGTCTTCTCTGCTCTGTGGCAGCCATTCAACGCGCTCCGATCTGTCGGGAAAG TTTTTGAACCATTTAAGGACCCAAGGGTGGATACACTTGCACCTAAGTTGCTCTTCATTGCTCTCAACTTGGCTGCTATGGGTTTGGGTGTATGGAAG CTCAACACTTTGGGTCTTCTTCCAACAAATGCATCGGACTGGGTATCATCACTGTCTCCTGCTAGG GAGGTTGAGTATGCTGGTGGAGGGATCCCCTTGATGTAA
- the LOC124698397 gene encoding probable galacturonosyltransferase-like 4 — MPPAGCVAVIALLVLLGDAATAVAGIRVDAAAMMIRQPSDSVPTFREAPAFRNGAECAGGDKVNVAMTLDANYLRGTMAGVLSILQHTACPENVVFHFLAARMDGELIAMLRATFPYLELRVYRFDPSRVRGRISRSIRHALDQPLNYARIYLADTLPPDVRRVIYLDSDVIVVDDIRTLFSVELADHVVGAPEYCHANFTTYFTDAFWNDPELSGTFNGRRPCYFNTGVMVMDVDRWRTGGYTRRVEGWMAVQKQKRIYHLGSLPPFLLVLAGDIQAVDHRWNQHGLGGDNVKGRCRGLHPGPISLLHWSGKGKPWHRLDARRPCSVDYLWAPYDLYRPTSPVLEE, encoded by the coding sequence ATGCCTCCAGCCGGCTGCGTCGCCGTCATCGCGCTCCTCGTCCTGCTCGGAGACGCGGCGACTGCGGTGGCTGGCATCCGCGTGGACGCGGCCGCCATGATGATCCGACAGCCGTCGGACTCAGTCCCTACGTTCCGCGAGGCGCCCGCCTTCCGCAACGGCGCCGAGTGCGCCGGCGGGGACAAGGTGAACGTCGCCATGACGCTGGACGCCAACTACCTGCGCGGCACCATGGCCGGCGTGCTCTCCATCCTGCAGCACACGGCGTGCCCGGAGAACGTCGTGTTCCACTTCCTCGCCGCCCGGATGGACGGCGAACTCATCGCCATGCTGCGCGCCACCTTCCCTTACCTCGAGCTCCGCGTGTACCGCTTCGACCCCTCGCGCGTCCGCGGCCGCATCTCCCGCTCCATCCGCCACGCGCTCGACCAGCCGCTCAACTACGCGCGAATCTACCTCGCCGACACGCTGCCCCCCGACGTGCGCCGGGTCATCTACCTCGACTCCGACGTGATCGTCGTCGATGACATCCGCACGCTCTTCTCCGTCGAACTCGCCGACCACGTCGTGGGGGCGCCCGAGTACTGCCACGCCAACTTCACCACCTACTTCACGGACGCCTTCTGGAATGACCCGGAGCTCAGCGGGACGTTCAACGGCCGGCGCCCGTGCTACTTCAACACCGGCGTCATGGTGATGGACGTGGACCGGTGGCGCACCGGCGGGTACACGAGGCGGGTGGAAGGGTGGATGGCCGTGCAGaagcagaagaggatctaccaccTCGGCTCGCTGCCGCCGTTCCTGCTGGTGCTCGCCGGGGACATCCAGGCCGTGGACCACCGGTGGAACCagcacgggctcggcggcgacaacGTCAAGGGCCGGTGCCGGGGCCTGCACCCGGGGCCCATCAGCCTGCTGCACTGGAGCGGCAAGGGAAAGCCGTGGCACCGGCTCGACGCCCGGCGGCCGTGCTCCGTCGACTACCTCTGGGCGCCCTACGACCTCTACCGGCCAACTTCGCCGGTGCTCGAGGAGTGA